A section of the Streptomyces sp. CG1 genome encodes:
- the cofC gene encoding 2-phospho-L-lactate guanylyltransferase, whose amino-acid sequence MQWTLVIPLKPLSRAKSRLADTAADGVRPGLALAFAQDTVAAAVACTAVADVAVVTDDELAARELAALGARIVPDAPGSGLNAALTHGAAVVREIRPRTPVAALNADLPALRTAELAVVLGAAGEFSRAFLADAAQLGTTLLAAGPDEELRPEFGVDSRSRHRTSGARELELAGVDSVRQDVDTGEDLRAALALGVGPYTAAISAGLLIPGS is encoded by the coding sequence GTGCAATGGACCTTGGTCATCCCGCTGAAGCCCCTGTCCCGGGCCAAGAGCAGACTCGCGGACACCGCCGCCGACGGTGTGCGGCCGGGGCTGGCCCTGGCGTTCGCGCAGGACACGGTGGCCGCGGCGGTGGCCTGTACGGCGGTGGCGGATGTGGCAGTCGTCACGGACGACGAGCTGGCAGCGCGTGAGCTGGCGGCGCTGGGCGCCCGCATCGTCCCGGACGCCCCGGGAAGCGGGCTGAACGCCGCCCTGACGCACGGCGCGGCCGTCGTACGGGAAATACGCCCGCGCACACCGGTCGCGGCGCTGAACGCCGATCTGCCGGCGTTGCGGACGGCGGAACTCGCCGTTGTCCTCGGGGCGGCGGGGGAGTTTTCGCGTGCGTTTCTCGCGGATGCGGCACAGCTGGGCACGACGTTGCTGGCCGCGGGGCCGGACGAGGAATTGCGGCCGGAGTTCGGTGTTGATTCCCGTTCCCGGCATCGCACCTCCGGCGCCCGGGAACTGGAGCTTGCCGGTGTCGATTCGGTACGACAGGACGTGGATACCGGGGAGGATCTCCGAGCGGCGTTGGCCTTGGGAGTGGGCCCGTATACGGCGGCGATATCAGCGGGTTTGCTGATCCCGGGGTCGTAA
- a CDS encoding lysophospholipid acyltransferase family protein: protein MPRRRIGFWYRFAAVLCKPPLVVLIKRDWRGMEHIPAEGGFITVVNHNSHVDPFAYAHYQYNTGRVPRFLAKSGLFKKGFVGAAMRGTGQIPVYRESTDALSAFRAAIDAVERGECVAFYPEGTLTRDPDGWPMTGKTGAARVALQTKCPVIPVAQWGANELLPPYAKKPNLFPRKTHHVLAGPPVDLSRFYDKEMTPDLLKEATEVIMAAVTRRLEEIRGEKAPETPYDPRRERIEQRRRTQAQTQAAQTQAAQTQGKEPEGQSK from the coding sequence GTGCCCCGCCGCAGAATCGGCTTCTGGTACCGCTTCGCCGCGGTGCTCTGCAAACCGCCGCTGGTCGTTCTGATCAAGCGGGACTGGCGCGGAATGGAGCACATTCCGGCCGAGGGCGGATTTATCACTGTGGTGAACCACAATTCCCACGTGGACCCCTTCGCGTACGCGCACTATCAGTACAACACCGGACGGGTTCCTCGATTCCTGGCGAAGAGCGGACTTTTCAAGAAGGGATTCGTCGGCGCCGCCATGCGTGGCACCGGGCAGATCCCCGTCTACCGCGAGTCCACGGACGCGCTGAGCGCCTTCCGCGCCGCGATCGACGCCGTGGAGCGCGGCGAGTGCGTCGCCTTCTACCCCGAGGGCACCCTGACCCGCGACCCGGACGGCTGGCCGATGACCGGCAAGACCGGCGCCGCCCGCGTGGCCCTGCAGACCAAGTGCCCGGTCATCCCGGTCGCCCAGTGGGGCGCCAACGAACTGCTGCCGCCGTATGCCAAGAAGCCGAACCTCTTCCCGCGCAAGACCCATCACGTGCTCGCGGGCCCGCCCGTGGACCTGTCGCGCTTCTACGACAAGGAGATGACCCCGGACCTGCTGAAGGAGGCCACCGAGGTCATCATGGCGGCCGTCACCCGCCGGCTGGAGGAGATCCGCGGCGAGAAGGCGCCCGAGACCCCCTACGACCCGCGCCGCGAGCGGATCGAACAGCGGCGCCGCACCCAGGCACAGACACAGGCCGCACAGACGCAGGCCGCACAGACGCAGGGCAAGGAACCGGAGGGGCAGAGCAAGTGA
- a CDS encoding HU family DNA-binding protein — translation MNKAQLVEAIADKVGGRQQAAEAVDHVLDAIVRAVVAGERVSVTGFGSFEKVDRPARYARNPQTGERVRVKKTSVPRFRAGQGFKDLVSGSKKLPRGGEVSVKKAPKGSLTGGAAATVKKAAAKKVTAKKAAAKKVTAKKAAVKKTTAAAKKTTAKKTTAKKAAATAKTAAAKKATAKKTTAKKAPAKKVTAKKAPAKKSTARKTTAKKATARKATS, via the coding sequence GTGAACAAGGCGCAGCTCGTAGAAGCGATTGCCGACAAGGTAGGCGGCCGTCAGCAGGCCGCCGAAGCTGTCGATCATGTCCTGGACGCCATCGTCCGCGCGGTCGTCGCGGGCGAGCGGGTCTCGGTCACCGGCTTCGGGTCCTTCGAGAAGGTGGACCGCCCCGCCCGCTACGCCCGCAACCCTCAGACGGGCGAGCGGGTTCGGGTCAAGAAGACCTCCGTGCCGCGCTTCCGCGCCGGTCAGGGCTTCAAGGACCTGGTGAGCGGCTCGAAGAAGCTGCCGCGCGGTGGCGAGGTCTCGGTCAAGAAGGCACCGAAGGGCAGCCTGACCGGCGGTGCCGCGGCGACGGTCAAGAAGGCCGCCGCGAAGAAGGTCACCGCCAAGAAGGCGGCCGCGAAGAAGGTCACGGCCAAGAAGGCGGCGGTGAAGAAGACGACCGCCGCCGCGAAGAAGACCACGGCGAAGAAGACGACCGCCAAGAAGGCCGCGGCGACCGCCAAGACCGCCGCCGCGAAGAAGGCCACCGCCAAGAAGACGACGGCGAAGAAGGCTCCGGCGAAGAAGGTCACCGCGAAGAAGGCCCCGGCGAAGAAGTCGACGGCCCGCAAGACCACCGCGAAGAAGGCCACCGCCCGCAAGGCGACGTCGTAA